Within Pelistega ratti, the genomic segment AAATAATGGTTTACTGCCGCTATAGTATTTTGCTTTATCAACAATTTCAGGCGTATAAATAGTTGACCATTTGGTAAGGTGCTGAAATGCAATACGAGAATCAACCTCAACAGATAGTGTTTCTGGTTCAACCATATCACGCATCACTCGTTCAAGTAAATTAAGATCTTGATAAATCAGGCAAGGGGCTGCCTGTGTTTGGAGGCTTTTTTGAATATCTTTCCACCGTAGATTAAGATAGTGTATATCTCGAAGGATTTCTTCGTCATTTGCTTGTTCTGCTTGCGTGCGGATAATGTAGCCACCTTTTTCATCTGGGTGCATCAACTGCATCACTTTTTCTTTGAGACGATCTCGCTCGGTCTCTGATTCAATTTTTTGTGAAACACCAATATGGCTATCAAAGGGAATATACACAAGCATTCGCCCAGCAATACTGATTTGATTCGATAGCCTAGCTCCCTTATTATTGATAGCATCTTTGATGACTTGTACCATAATGGTTTGTCCTTCAAATAGTATTTTTTCTATTTGTTGTTGAGGTAAACCATTATTCCGAGCAATTCTATTTTCTCGTAAATCAGCGATATGAATAAAAGCGGCTTTTTCTAGTCCAATATCAATAAAAGCACTTTGCATACCGGGCAATACACGAACAACTTTACCTAAGTAAACATTACCTACCTTACCTCTTTGGTTGGATCGCTCAATATGGACTTCTTGTAGTGTACCTTGCTCCATAATGGCAACCCGTGTTTCAAAAGGGGTAACATTTACTAAAATTTGTTCGCTCATCATCGTTGTCTTATGTATAAAAAGAGGGGATTAAGTTTACAGTAAAACTATACTTATTATATATAGAGTGGGGGCTTTAGGGTAAAATAATCCGATTAATAATGGCTTATCTGCCTGAAAATAGGCAAATAAATTGTCAGATAAATCCCTAGTGGATAAAATACTTATTCATTATAGAATAAATAGTATGTATTATTTATAGCGAAATTGATTATCATTTAGGAAAAAACATAGTGAGTGATTCTAAAGAAACAACGTATATCTCAAACGTTATTCGACAACGTATCAAAGAGGCAGGTAAACGTTTTAATGCCAATGACAATATTGCAGAATTTATTAAACCGGGTGAATTAACATTACTACAAGAAGAAGTCGAGCAAAAATTTACAGACGTATTACAAAGCCTAGTGATTGATACGGAAACAGACCACAATACTAGAGAAACCGCTAAACGCGTGGCAAAGATGTATATTCAAGAGGTGTTTTCAGGGCGATATACTGAAATGCCGGATGTGACAGAATTTCCGAATATTGAGAAGCTCAATGAATTAATCATTGTTGGGCCTATTACCATACGCAGTGCGTGTTCGCACCATTTTTGTCCAATTATGGGAAAATGTTGGATAGGTATTATGCCGAATGAAAAATCTAATCTCATTGGCTTATCTAAATATGCACGATTAGCGAGTTGGGTGATGCAGCGTCCGCAAATACAAGAAGAGGCGGTTATTCAATTATCTGATTTATTAGTTAAAAAAATGCAACCTGATGGTTTAGCAGTGGTGATGAAAGCCGATCACTTTTGCATGCACTGGCGAGGGGTCAAGGATTTAGACTCTAAAATGATTAATAGTGTGATGCGAGGCTCTTTCCTAAAAAACTCAGATTTACGAAAAGAGTTTTTATCATTAATTAATCATGCGGCATAGTGTGATAAGTAAATAGTAGTAGAGGAAAGGAAGTTAATCATTCACTTCCTTTTTTATAATTAAGAGAGTATCGTATTTTTTATACCTAATACAGTCAATGTTTAAGGGTAATAGCAACAACCAAGTATAGTGTTTACTTCAAGATTATAGAGAATAAAGTGTGCCTTGTCACTATTTGTAATAAGCACTTAATCTTTTTAGTAAATTATTATTTTAAATTTCTATTAATTAACAAATATTTACGTTGCGTTATTTTGATACGACATAATCGTTATAAATCATACTTTACCTATTGATAAATGTTTAGGTTTGGCTATAATCCACCTTTATTTAAAGGAATAACCGTATGAAAAAAACACTTTTGGCACTTTCTATTGGCGTATTATTAAGTACACCGGTTTTTGCGAAAACGGGTGATACTGTTGATATCAGTGAGCCTTTTGTGGGAACTGTATTAGTTGATGGATTAGAAAGTCCTTGGGAAATGTTATGGGGTGCAGATAATCAAATCTGGATTACCGAAAGACAAGGTAAAAATATTGTTCAAATTGATCCAGAAACAGGGAAACGTACTGTACTCTGGCATAATGATGTGATTTTTTCTGCTCCACCACACCAAGGCTTATTAGGGTTGACTTTTGCCCCTGATTTTTTATCAGGTAAAGGTGAAAACCACTTGTTTACTGCTTATACCTATGAACAAGAGGGTAAAAAGTTTGCTCGAATTGTACGCTTAACGTATGATGCCAACACCAAACAATTAGGTCATGAGCAAATTATTTTAGATAAAATTCCTGCAAGTGATGACCACAATTCAGGTCGTTTACGCTTAGGCCCAGATAATAAGTTGTATTATACAATTGGTGATCAGGGACATAATCAAGGTAAACATATTGATAAACCTATCCAATCACAAGAGCTACCTACGGCAGATCAAGTAAAAAATCATGATTATGCCTTATATGTGGGTAAAATTTTACGTTTAAATCAAGATGGTTCTATTCCTACTGATAACCCTGAACTCAATGGGGTTAAAAGTCATGTATGGGCATATGGTTTCCGTAACTCTCAAGGTTTAGCATTTGTGGGAGATACTTTATTTTCTGTGGAGCATGGCCCTTCTTCCGATGATGAATTAAATCGTATCGAGAAAGGCGGTAACTATGGCTGGCCAAATGTTGCTGGTTATAAAGATAATGCTGGTTATGTCTATGCGGATTGGTCTAAAGCCAGTACAGCATTGCAAAAACAATTTAATCCTAATGTCATTCCTGCTGGTGTACCAGTACAACAAGAGAGTGAATTTACGGCAGATAATCTTAAAGATCCACAAAAAACTTTCTTTACAGTCTCAAGTAGCCATAATTACACAGATGCTAATTGTGGTGAGTTAAGTTACTTATGCTGGCCAACAATTGCACCATCAAATGTGATTTACTATCCTAAAGATGGTAAAATCACGGAATGGCGTAACTCTTTATTGATTACTACCTTAAAAAATGGGGCAATTTATCGTGTTCCTTTAGATGCGAGTGGAACACAAGTACAAGGTGATTTTAGTAAACACTTTAAAACAAATAACCGCTATCGTAATGCTGTTATCGGTAAAGACACAGGCAAAATTTATGTGGCTACAGATGCAGTAGGTAATGGTATTAGTAAAGAAGGTAAGCCAAATACAGAGATGGCTAATAAAGGTGCTATTATCGTATTTGACTACCAAGGTAAATAATTTGATGGGGCGGGTAATCCGCCCTTTTTATTCGTGGATCACAAAATGAAAAAAGTAAAATTATCCGTTCTTGGTGTAGTAGCATTGGTAATGCCTGCATATGCTGAAGAGCAGACAAGTCAATTAGAGGAAATCACTGTTACTGCTATTCGTAGTGAAATGGATCCATTTCATGCACCTGCTGCAATCAATATTATTGAGGGTGATACCGTACGTCAACAGGGAAAAATGAATGTTAATTTTAGTGATATGTTACAAGGTATCCCCGGATTGGTTGCGACATCCCGTGAAAATTATGCACAGGATATTAATCTTTCTACACGCGGATCACGCACAAGTGTGCGAGGTGTACGTATTTATGTAGATGGTATTCCTGCTACGATGCCTGATGGTCAAGGTGTTACTACGCATATTGATGTGAATTCCGTGGGACGAGTAGAAGTATTAAAAGGACCTTTTTCTTCCTTATATGGTAATTCTTCAGCAGGGACAATTTTAGTACAAACCGAGCAAGGGAAAAATCCACCTGGTATAGAGGTAAATAGTAGTGGAGGAAATAATCGTACTTGGCACTATGGGCTTAAAGTTCAAGGTGGGGGTGATGGTGAATGGATACCCGATTATGTTTTAAGTGTGAACCGTTTTACTACTGCTGGTGAGCGAAATCATAGTGCTGCCCGTAAAAATCAATTGAATATGAAACTAAACTGGACTACGCCTCAAGAGGGTAGTTTGGCGTTAACCTTAAATCACTCTGATATTAAAGCACAAGACCCTGGAGCATTAAGCTATACACAGTGGAAGCAGAACCGTAAACAGGTTGCCTCAACAATTGAGCAATTTAATGCGCGTAAAGATGTTCAGCAGACGCAATTAGGGGTGAGCTATCGTCAACCGCTAGACGATTATAATCTGATTAATATCAATGCGTATGTAGGTGAGCGTCGCTTAGAACAATATTTACCTATTCCTCGTATTACCCAAATCCGTAATAGGGGTCATGCAGGAGGTGTTATTGACTTTACCCGTCATTATGCGGGTATAGATGCTTATTGGCAGCATTATTTTAATCAAGATATTCATACTATTGTGGGGTTTGCTTTTGATTATATGCAGGATAAGCGTAAAGGGTATGAGAATTTTAGGGGTGTACAAAATGGGGTAAAAGGCAGATTACGCCGAGATGAGAAAAACCAGATTTATACCATTGATCCTTATATTCAGTTGAATTGGCAATTTTTACCCGATTGGTTACTCACGGGTGGTTTACGCTATAGTTCAACAAGGTTTAAATCAGAGGATT encodes:
- a CDS encoding glucose/sorbosone family PQQ-dependent dehydrogenase, encoding MKKTLLALSIGVLLSTPVFAKTGDTVDISEPFVGTVLVDGLESPWEMLWGADNQIWITERQGKNIVQIDPETGKRTVLWHNDVIFSAPPHQGLLGLTFAPDFLSGKGENHLFTAYTYEQEGKKFARIVRLTYDANTKQLGHEQIILDKIPASDDHNSGRLRLGPDNKLYYTIGDQGHNQGKHIDKPIQSQELPTADQVKNHDYALYVGKILRLNQDGSIPTDNPELNGVKSHVWAYGFRNSQGLAFVGDTLFSVEHGPSSDDELNRIEKGGNYGWPNVAGYKDNAGYVYADWSKASTALQKQFNPNVIPAGVPVQQESEFTADNLKDPQKTFFTVSSSHNYTDANCGELSYLCWPTIAPSNVIYYPKDGKITEWRNSLLITTLKNGAIYRVPLDASGTQVQGDFSKHFKTNNRYRNAVIGKDTGKIYVATDAVGNGISKEGKPNTEMANKGAIIVFDYQGK
- the rng gene encoding ribonuclease G, with product MSEQILVNVTPFETRVAIMEQGTLQEVHIERSNQRGKVGNVYLGKVVRVLPGMQSAFIDIGLEKAAFIHIADLRENRIARNNGLPQQQIEKILFEGQTIMVQVIKDAINNKGARLSNQISIAGRMLVYIPFDSHIGVSQKIESETERDRLKEKVMQLMHPDEKGGYIIRTQAEQANDEEILRDIHYLNLRWKDIQKSLQTQAAPCLIYQDLNLLERVMRDMVEPETLSVEVDSRIAFQHLTKWSTIYTPEIVDKAKYYSGSKPLFDISNIEDEINTALSRRVNLKSGGYLVIDQTEALTSIDVNTGGFIGWRNFNDTIFKTNLEASIEIARQLRLRNLGGIIIIDFIDMDNADHQTAVLDELKKALSKDRTRTTINGFSALGLVEMTRKRMRDSLATLLTEPCPTCDSRGYIRTAKTIAYTIMREILREAKQFNPKEFRLILSPAVIDLFLDEESNFLAMLDDFIGKPISLEVDNTYTQEMYDIILL
- a CDS encoding TonB-dependent receptor family protein, with the protein product MKKVKLSVLGVVALVMPAYAEEQTSQLEEITVTAIRSEMDPFHAPAAINIIEGDTVRQQGKMNVNFSDMLQGIPGLVATSRENYAQDINLSTRGSRTSVRGVRIYVDGIPATMPDGQGVTTHIDVNSVGRVEVLKGPFSSLYGNSSAGTILVQTEQGKNPPGIEVNSSGGNNRTWHYGLKVQGGGDGEWIPDYVLSVNRFTTAGERNHSAARKNQLNMKLNWTTPQEGSLALTLNHSDIKAQDPGALSYTQWKQNRKQVASTIEQFNARKDVQQTQLGVSYRQPLDDYNLININAYVGERRLEQYLPIPRITQIRNRGHAGGVIDFTRHYAGIDAYWQHYFNQDIHTIVGFAFDYMQDKRKGYENFRGVQNGVKGRLRRDEKNQIYTIDPYIQLNWQFLPDWLLTGGLRYSSTRFKSEDFYVSNGDDSGRKRDHQLLPSIGLSWQASSQTTVYASYSKGFETGTFLEMSYRPDGVAGLNFDLEPLTSHNYEIGIKQIFGEGLLTAALYRSDTKDDIISAGTFDGRATYRNGGRTRRQGAEIAWQGDIWQSLQGTLSYTFVDARFRDSVGTMIRSGNRIAGVAKHNAYASLAWNDPRGWRIGADWRYSSKIFVNNINSQYAPSYSDIGIYAGYLKPLGNWEIDTHIRVNNLFDKDYATVVINDANGRFYEPARKRNITAGMKIRYRF
- the folE gene encoding GTP cyclohydrolase I, whose amino-acid sequence is MSDSKETTYISNVIRQRIKEAGKRFNANDNIAEFIKPGELTLLQEEVEQKFTDVLQSLVIDTETDHNTRETAKRVAKMYIQEVFSGRYTEMPDVTEFPNIEKLNELIIVGPITIRSACSHHFCPIMGKCWIGIMPNEKSNLIGLSKYARLASWVMQRPQIQEEAVIQLSDLLVKKMQPDGLAVVMKADHFCMHWRGVKDLDSKMINSVMRGSFLKNSDLRKEFLSLINHAA